A stretch of DNA from Catenulispora acidiphila DSM 44928:
GCATCGGTCCCAGCGGCGGCTGGTTGGGCAGGATGTGCACGAACGCCGAGGTGATCATCCGGTACCACTGCCCGTGCGCGACGCCGATGGGGTGGTAGCCCGGCGGCGGGGAGGCCATGGTCAGGTAGACGCCGTCGTGCGGTCCGCGCATCGCGTCGGAGAGCATGCCGAGCTGGTCCACGACCGAGTTCTTCAGCAATTCCGCCGCGTACACCGCGAAGTTGAGCATGATGAGCGCGATGGTGACGACCGGACGCGTGCCGCCAGTCGCCAGCGAGCCGAACACCGTCCGCGCCTGCCGTACGTCCTTGTTCCCGTCGCGGACACAGTCAGGGCACTGAAACCCCACCGAGGCACTGCGCATGCAGTCGGGGCAGATGTACCGGTCGCAGCGCGTGCAGCGGATGTGGCTCTCGCGCCCGTTGTGCCGGAAGCACGTGGTCACCGGCACGGTGGCGTCGGGGACGGTCATCGGCGGGAGTCCTCCGGACGGGTACAGCGGACGGCGCAACGGGACGGCACACCTTACCGTGCAGGGGCAGGCTGACGGCGGTCTTGCCGCAGCTCCTCAAGCACAGAGCGCGTACCGCTCGCGCCGGCCGTATGCTGACGGCGATCCCCCTGCTGTGATCATGTCGAGAAGAGACCCCAGTGCCTCGTCGTCCCCGCTGGATCGACCGCCTCACCGCCGCCGCGATTCGCGGGGTGTGGGACTGGGCTCGAGTGCGCGGCCGCATCACCTCCGGCAATCCCGGACGGTACCGCTTCGCGCATCTGGGTCCCGGCGCCGCGCTGTCCTTCCCCCTCGGCGCGCTCTACAACGAGCAGTACATGGCCATCGGCGAGGGCACGCTTGTCGGCGAAGGCGTGAGCCTGGCGGTCGGCTGGCCGGACGAGGACTTCGGCGAGGAGATCGTGCTGCGGATCGGCCGCGGCTGCTCGATCGGCCGCGGCAGCCACATCGTGGCGCACCTGCGCGTCGACATCGGCGACGACGTCTTCTTCGGTCCCTACGTCTACGTCACCGACCAGAACCACGGCTACGTCGCGCTCGACACCCCGATCGGCCGCCAGGACGCCGAGGACAAGCCGGTGACCATCGGCGACGGCTGCTGGCTCGGCGTCGGCTCGGTGATCCTGCCGGGCACGACACTGGGCCGGAACGTCGCCGTGGCCGCCGGCGCGGTGGTCCGCGGATCGTTCCCCGACCACTGCCTGATCGGCGGCGTCCCGGCCCGGATCCTCAGGCGCCACCACGACGAGGACGGCTGGCGCGCCGACCTTCAGGCGCCGAACCTGTAGGCGACGCGTGGGCGACTCGTGGGCGGACCGCCAAGTAAGAAGCGGCGCTCATGACTTGTGCGTGGGATGGGGTGAGTGGGCTGGTGCGGTTGGTTTGTGGGTTTTGAGAAGCTTTTTACGTCTTCGAGCATGGTTTGATGGCCTCGCAGGGGGGCGCAGTTCGGTGGCAGGTATCTGAGGAGCGTCGGCGGCCGGCGGTTATTCGTGTCCACGACCGCGCACCGGTCCGAGTCACTGCGCACACGTTGGGGTTGGCGGGTGTCTGCCACGTTTGAGGGGCACCTGAAGTCAACGTCAAGGGCAGGCGCCTCCGGCGGGGGCACTCTGCAACGGGGGGTCGGGCTGGGTGGGGCTACTCGGCGGCGGTCTGAATGTTGGTCGCTTTTGTCCCAGATCCCTACCACAAGCAACGACCGCCGCCGGACAGCGCGACCGCCCCTCCCCGGAGCGAGGCCGCTCGCCGCGAAGGCGCCGCCGGAGGCCCTGCTCTGCCCTTGACTTCAGGTGCCTACCAAACGCGGCCGCTACCCGCCAGCCCCGACGTGTGCGCAGTGACTCGGACCTGCGCGCGGTCGTGAACAGCCTCCACCGCCGGCCGCCAGCGCCACCCGGACACCCACCACCGAACTGCGTCCCCTGCGGGGCCATCAAACCATGCTCGAAGACGTAAAGAAGCTTCTAAAAACCCACAAACCAACCGCACCGAGCCACCCCCCACACCACCCGCACACCAGTCAGCGGTGCCCAAAAAGCCCGCACCGACCAGCCGCCCCCCTCGCGCCACCCGCCTACGCCGAGCGGGCGACCCCCGTCGACTCCCGCACGATCAGGCGCGGCGAGACGTCCACATGCCGCGCCGGCGCCCCGGGGTCGCGTACCAGGTCCAGCAGCGTGCGCACCGCCAGTTCTCCGACCGACTCCTTCGGCGGCGACACCGCGGTCAGTGCCGGTCGCGTCAGTGCCGAGAACTCGTCGTCGTAGGCGACGATCGACATCTCGCGCGGTACGGCGAACCGCGTGGCGAAACCGTTCTGCAGCAACGCCAGTGCGTCCTCGTCGGAGTGGACCAGCAGTGCGGTCGCCTCTGAGGCGCGCAGCCGTTCGGCGAGGGCGTCTATCTGCTCCGCGCCCCAGTTCGGCCAGCCGGCGAGGTCGGTGCCGATGATGCGCGGCATCTGCGGTAGCGCCAGTGCTGAGGCCGCCTGCTCGAAGCCGTTCAGGACACTGCGGGAGGTCGGTGTCTCGCCGCGGGCGAACATCGCGATGCGGCGGTGTCCGAGTTCGTGCAGATGCCGAACCGCGAGCCCGGCACCGGTTTCGTGGTCTGTCCGGACCCACGAGGTGGTCGCGGCCGCCGGTCCGTAGGACCGCCGCTCGACCAACACCGTCGGCACGCCGAGCGCCCCGGCCCACTCCACTTCGTCCGCCGGCGCGAGCAGTACGGCCTGCGCCCCGGAGTCCACCAGGCCCATCGCCAGCGACAGGTCCTGCCCGGACTGGTAGTCCGAGACGGCGACCAGCAGCCGTCCCTCGGGCTCGCGCAACACGCGGCGCATCCCGTCGACGACCCGGTTGAAGTAGTACGAGGACTTGGGGATCAGCGCGCCGATGACCGGCAGGTCGCCCTCGCCGCCCGGATCCTGGTGCCGGGCCGGCGGTGCGGGCTCGGCCGAGGCGGGCAGCACCGCGCCGCCGTGCACCTTGTCCAGTTGTCCGGCCTTGGCCAGCTGGTCCAGGTCGCGCCGGACTGTCACGTCCGACACTCCGAGGATGCCGACCAGCTCGGCCACCTGCACCGACCCGCGTTCGCGGGCCAGGCGAAGGATCAGGGCGTGCCGTCTCGCGGCGAGCACGAACCACCTCCTGGAGCAGAAGCTATCAGTCAGAACCGTTCACAGCATGCGGGTCCGACGGCCTTCCGGCAAGTCCGAGTTACGTTTTTGTTCGTTTCCCATCGGTTGTCATCGAACGTATTGACTTTCGGTTGCCTTCTTCTGACACTGGTCCCCATTGTTCGTTTGACGGCTCATTCGAAAGGCCTCGCCGCTTCATGGATCGTCCGCACGCCGTCCTGGCCATGCGCCCCGCTCTGCGTCCGCTGCTGTTCGACGCGGACGCCGAGGAGCGCCTTGCCCGGCTGGCCGAAGCGGATCCGGAGGCGGTGGTCACCGACTTCGCCGACCCCCGCGCGGCCGGGGCGCTGGTGCGGGCCGAAGTGCTGATCACCGGCTGGGACTGTCCCGTGCTGGACGAGCCGGCGCTGGCGCGGATGCCGGCGTTGCGCGCCGTCCTGCACTCCGGCGGCAGCGTGAAGCACCACATGACCGACGCCGCGTGGGCGCGCGGGCTGCTGGTCTCCTCGGCGGTCGCCGACAACGCGGTCCCGGTCGCCGAGTACACCCTCGCGATGGTCATCAGCGCGGGCAAGCGGCTGCCGGAGATGGAGCGCGCGTTCCGCGCGGGGCGGGACGGCCGGGACTGGCTGCACTGGTCCGAGGGCTTCGTCCCGGTCGGCAACCACCGCCGGGTGATCGGGGTCGTCGGGCTCTCCCGCGTCGGCCGCCGGGTCGTGGAGATGCTGCGGGTCCTGGACGCGACCGTCCTGGTGCACGACCCCTACGTGCCGGACGAGGTGGTCCGCGGACTCGGCGCCGTGCCGACCGGGCTCGACGCCCTCGTCGCGGCCAGCGACGTGG
This window harbors:
- a CDS encoding hydroxyacid dehydrogenase codes for the protein MDRPHAVLAMRPALRPLLFDADAEERLARLAEADPEAVVTDFADPRAAGALVRAEVLITGWDCPVLDEPALARMPALRAVLHSGGSVKHHMTDAAWARGLLVSSAVADNAVPVAEYTLAMVISAGKRLPEMERAFRAGRDGRDWLHWSEGFVPVGNHRRVIGVVGLSRVGRRVVEMLRVLDATVLVHDPYVPDEVVRGLGAVPTGLDALVAASDVVSLHAPSTAETRHQMDRRRLALMKDGATLINTARGALVDTAALADELRAGRLYAVADVTDPDPLPPDSELFDLPNLTLTPHVAGSIGGELRRLGDFVLAELRRLTAGTELLGRVLPETLPSIA
- a CDS encoding LacI family DNA-binding transcriptional regulator translates to MLAARRHALILRLARERGSVQVAELVGILGVSDVTVRRDLDQLAKAGQLDKVHGGAVLPASAEPAPPARHQDPGGEGDLPVIGALIPKSSYYFNRVVDGMRRVLREPEGRLLVAVSDYQSGQDLSLAMGLVDSGAQAVLLAPADEVEWAGALGVPTVLVERRSYGPAAATTSWVRTDHETGAGLAVRHLHELGHRRIAMFARGETPTSRSVLNGFEQAASALALPQMPRIIGTDLAGWPNWGAEQIDALAERLRASEATALLVHSDEDALALLQNGFATRFAVPREMSIVAYDDEFSALTRPALTAVSPPKESVGELAVRTLLDLVRDPGAPARHVDVSPRLIVRESTGVARSA
- a CDS encoding acyltransferase, with protein sequence MPRRPRWIDRLTAAAIRGVWDWARVRGRITSGNPGRYRFAHLGPGAALSFPLGALYNEQYMAIGEGTLVGEGVSLAVGWPDEDFGEEIVLRIGRGCSIGRGSHIVAHLRVDIGDDVFFGPYVYVTDQNHGYVALDTPIGRQDAEDKPVTIGDGCWLGVGSVILPGTTLGRNVAVAAGAVVRGSFPDHCLIGGVPARILRRHHDEDGWRADLQAPNL